A window of the Comamonas sp. Y33R10-2 genome harbors these coding sequences:
- the ahcY gene encoding adenosylhomocysteinase — protein sequence MNAAVRFNPADSAITDITLAAWGRKEIQIAETEMPGLMAIREEFAATQPLKGARITGSLHMTIQTAVLIETLKDLGATVRWASCNIFSTQDHAAAAIAATGTPVFAIKGESLKDYWDYTHNIFEFGAKGTEGEGPNMILDDGGDATVLLHLGQKAEKDISVLANPGSEEEKIMFAAIKAKLAIDSTWYTRKSAEIRGVTEETTTGVHRLNEMSANGSLLFRAINVNDSVTKSKFDNLYGCRESLVDGIKRATDVMIAGKVAVVAGYGDVGKGCAQALSALRAQVWVTEIDPINALQAAMEGYKVVTMEYAADKCDIFVTTTGNKDIIRHEHMVAMKDEAIVCNIGHFDNEIDVASIEKYEWEEIKPQVDHIKFPDGKKIILLAKGRLVNLGCATGHPSFVMSASFANQTIAQIELFTRPEAYEVGKVYVLPKVLDEKVARLHLKKVGAQLTELSDVQAAYIGVKKEGPYKPETYRY from the coding sequence ATGAACGCTGCTGTTCGCTTCAACCCTGCTGATTCGGCTATTACCGACATTACCCTTGCCGCCTGGGGCCGCAAGGAAATTCAAATCGCTGAAACTGAGATGCCCGGCCTGATGGCCATTCGCGAAGAATTCGCGGCCACTCAGCCCCTGAAGGGCGCGCGCATCACTGGCTCGCTGCACATGACCATTCAGACGGCCGTGCTGATCGAGACTCTGAAGGATCTGGGCGCTACCGTGCGCTGGGCTTCTTGCAACATCTTCTCGACCCAAGACCACGCTGCTGCGGCCATCGCCGCCACTGGCACGCCTGTGTTCGCTATCAAGGGCGAGTCGCTGAAGGATTACTGGGACTACACCCACAACATCTTCGAATTCGGCGCCAAGGGCACTGAAGGCGAAGGCCCCAACATGATTTTGGACGACGGCGGCGATGCCACCGTGCTGCTGCATCTGGGTCAAAAGGCTGAGAAAGACATCTCCGTGCTGGCCAACCCCGGTTCGGAAGAAGAAAAGATCATGTTCGCGGCCATCAAGGCCAAGCTGGCGATTGATTCCACCTGGTACACCCGCAAGTCGGCCGAAATCCGCGGCGTGACCGAAGAAACGACCACCGGTGTGCACCGCCTGAACGAAATGTCCGCCAACGGCTCGCTGCTGTTCCGTGCGATCAATGTGAATGACTCGGTCACTAAGAGCAAGTTCGACAACCTGTACGGCTGCCGCGAATCGCTGGTGGACGGCATCAAGCGCGCCACTGACGTGATGATCGCCGGCAAGGTGGCTGTGGTGGCTGGCTACGGTGACGTGGGCAAGGGCTGCGCCCAAGCCCTGTCCGCTCTGCGCGCCCAAGTGTGGGTGACTGAGATTGACCCCATCAACGCCCTGCAAGCCGCCATGGAAGGCTACAAGGTCGTAACCATGGAATATGCCGCCGACAAGTGCGACATCTTCGTGACCACCACCGGCAACAAGGACATCATTCGCCACGAGCACATGGTTGCCATGAAGGATGAAGCCATCGTCTGCAACATCGGTCACTTCGACAACGAAATCGACGTCGCTTCGATCGAGAAGTATGAGTGGGAAGAAATCAAGCCCCAGGTCGACCACATCAAGTTCCCTGATGGCAAGAAGATCATCCTGCTGGCCAAGGGTCGCTTGGTGAATTTGGGTTGCGCCACCGGCCACCCCTCGTTCGTGATGAGCGCATCGTTTGCCAACCAAACCATCGCCCAGATCGAGCTGTTTACCCGCCCTGAAGCCTACGAAGTGGGCAAGGTCTACGTGCTGCCCAAGGTGCTGGACGAAAAGGTGGCACGCCTGCACCTGAAGAAGGTGGGCGCACAACTGACTGAGCTGAGCGACGTACAAGCCGCTTATATTGGCGTGAAGAAGGAAGGCCCTTACAAGCCTGAAACTTACCGTTATTAA
- a CDS encoding TlyA family RNA methyltransferase has product MRADVFLVEAGHASTRSQAQRLIASGVEWRLTPLAPWKKVSKNGDDIPAGAELNLLDAAEAKYISRGGLKLEGALAATGIAVKDLRCLDVGQSTGGFTDCLLQAGAAQVVGVDVGHSQLHERLRNDERVICVESFNARTLTPESLEEACDEALSEVLEVEEDNDTQPQAPYAWMRNGGQVDEDYDDTDDAKEQDIESFKAERAAKARAKFEGNAPVESRRKAGTENIDITPAFDFVTGDVSFISLTLVLPSVVQVLKPHGQLLMLVKPQFELQPGQIGKGGIVRDKALYLEVEQRIRECLTGLGLTVKRWMDSPIEGGDGNHEFFVWAEQGAEIKAPAPQLAVDEEASAKPAVKTTAKRPSRADIKAHRAKQELYEDPETASFGQPGPGRGKQKKRNER; this is encoded by the coding sequence ATGCGCGCAGATGTTTTTTTGGTGGAAGCAGGTCATGCTTCGACACGCTCACAGGCGCAACGCCTGATTGCTTCGGGCGTGGAGTGGCGCCTGACGCCGCTGGCTCCTTGGAAGAAGGTTTCCAAGAACGGTGACGATATTCCTGCAGGCGCTGAGCTGAACTTGCTCGATGCGGCTGAAGCCAAGTACATCTCGCGTGGCGGTCTCAAGCTCGAAGGTGCGCTGGCGGCTACTGGCATTGCTGTGAAAGATCTGCGTTGCCTGGACGTAGGCCAAAGCACCGGCGGTTTTACCGACTGCTTGCTGCAGGCCGGCGCTGCCCAAGTGGTGGGCGTGGATGTGGGTCACAGCCAGTTGCATGAGCGTCTGCGCAATGACGAGCGCGTGATCTGCGTGGAAAGCTTTAACGCTCGCACGCTGACGCCTGAGTCGCTGGAAGAAGCTTGCGATGAAGCGCTGAGCGAAGTGCTCGAAGTCGAAGAAGACAACGATACCCAGCCACAAGCTCCTTACGCCTGGATGCGCAACGGTGGTCAGGTCGATGAGGACTATGACGACACTGATGACGCTAAAGAGCAAGACATTGAGTCCTTCAAGGCTGAGCGTGCGGCCAAGGCTCGTGCCAAGTTTGAAGGCAATGCGCCTGTAGAGAGCCGCCGCAAGGCGGGCACCGAGAACATTGACATCACGCCCGCGTTTGACTTTGTCACCGGCGATGTGTCCTTTATCTCGCTGACGTTGGTGCTGCCGTCCGTTGTGCAAGTGCTCAAGCCACATGGTCAGCTGCTGATGCTGGTCAAGCCCCAGTTTGAGCTTCAACCCGGCCAGATTGGCAAGGGCGGCATTGTGCGCGACAAGGCTTTGTACTTGGAAGTTGAGCAGCGTATCCGTGAATGCCTCACCGGTTTAGGTCTGACGGTCAAGCGTTGGATGGACTCGCCTATCGAAGGCGGCGACGGTAACCACGAGTTCTTCGTCTGGGCCGAGCAAGGCGCTGAGATTAAGGCTCCTGCTCCTCAGCTCGCCGTTGATGAAGAAGCCAGCGCCAAGCCAGCCGTTAAAACGACAGCCAAGCGCCCATCGCGTGCCGACATTAAGGCGCATCGTGCCAAGCAAGAGCTGTATGAAGACCCTGAGACGGCCAGCTTTGGTCAGCCCGGCCCTGGCCGCGGCAAGCAAAAAAAGCGCAACGAGCGCTAA
- the metF gene encoding methylenetetrahydrofolate reductase [NAD(P)H], whose protein sequence is MSFPVSFEFFPTKTPEGAAKHVGVRQALYARKPQFCSVTYGAGGSTQAGTFTMVKDIQSEGVNAASHFSCIGATQDSVRAELTELKAMGVKRIVALRGDLPSGYGLGGEFHYASDLVAFVRQEFGDWFYIEIAAYPETHPQAKSPRSDLDAFVAKVRAGADSAITQYFYNADAYMRFVDEVKALGLDIPVVPGIMPITSSTQLMRFSDACGTEIPRWIRLRLQAYGDDTASIRAFGLDVVTHLCEQLRSQGAPGLHFYTMNQSVATLEICDRLGL, encoded by the coding sequence ATGAGCTTTCCCGTCAGCTTCGAGTTTTTTCCCACCAAAACGCCTGAGGGCGCGGCCAAGCATGTGGGTGTGCGTCAGGCGCTGTATGCGCGCAAGCCTCAGTTTTGCTCCGTCACCTATGGTGCGGGCGGCTCTACGCAGGCCGGCACCTTCACTATGGTGAAAGACATCCAGAGCGAAGGCGTCAACGCGGCTTCGCACTTCTCATGCATTGGTGCAACGCAAGACTCCGTGCGCGCCGAACTCACTGAACTCAAAGCCATGGGCGTTAAGCGCATCGTGGCCTTGCGGGGTGACTTGCCCAGCGGTTATGGACTGGGCGGCGAGTTCCATTACGCCAGCGATCTCGTTGCATTTGTGCGACAAGAATTTGGTGACTGGTTTTACATCGAAATCGCCGCTTATCCCGAAACTCACCCTCAAGCAAAGTCCCCACGTAGTGATCTGGACGCATTTGTTGCTAAAGTTCGTGCCGGTGCAGATTCTGCCATCACGCAATACTTCTACAATGCCGACGCATACATGCGCTTTGTAGATGAGGTGAAGGCCTTGGGGCTCGACATTCCTGTCGTGCCAGGAATCATGCCCATCACCAGCTCTACACAGCTGATGCGCTTCTCGGATGCATGCGGCACCGAGATCCCGCGCTGGATTCGCCTGCGTCTGCAGGCTTACGGAGATGACACCGCTTCCATTCGTGCGTTCGGATTGGATGTGGTGACGCATCTTTGCGAACAGTTGCGCAGCCAGGGAGCTCCCGGGTTGCACTTCTATACGATGAACCAGAGCGTCGCCACTCTGGAGATCTGCGATCGTCTGGGCCTGTAA
- a CDS encoding septal ring lytic transglycosylase RlpA family protein: protein MAGCAPLPENMAQQEPVLQSRPSKPVAQASASDPLRPDAYSRSNFRDRGLGVKANKPLDAETADFPEDSTKYELSPSRESDQSGKASWYGGQFHGRKTASGERFDSMDMTAAHKTLPFGTRVCVRSAVTGKSVVVRINDRGPFTPGRIIDLSKGAAQELGMLGLGVKPVELWQLEVDEEECPMTRISSAEKKRMGDKKRAASASSKSTKVRAASASKPVRKVSETAKQKR from the coding sequence ATGGCTGGCTGTGCCCCTCTGCCTGAAAATATGGCACAGCAAGAGCCGGTCCTTCAAAGCCGACCTTCAAAGCCAGTGGCGCAAGCCAGCGCCTCTGACCCTTTGCGTCCCGATGCTTACTCGCGCAGCAACTTTCGCGATAGAGGGCTGGGCGTGAAGGCGAATAAGCCTTTAGACGCTGAGACAGCAGATTTTCCGGAAGACAGCACTAAGTATGAACTGAGCCCCTCGCGTGAAAGCGATCAGTCGGGCAAGGCTTCTTGGTATGGCGGTCAGTTCCATGGCCGCAAGACTGCCAGTGGCGAGCGCTTTGACAGCATGGACATGACGGCTGCGCATAAGACCCTGCCTTTTGGCACGCGCGTCTGTGTACGCAGTGCGGTGACCGGTAAAAGCGTGGTGGTGCGCATCAATGACCGCGGCCCGTTTACTCCTGGGCGCATTATTGACTTGAGCAAGGGTGCCGCCCAAGAGCTGGGCATGCTGGGTTTGGGGGTCAAGCCTGTGGAGCTGTGGCAGCTCGAGGTGGATGAAGAGGAATGTCCTATGACTCGTATCTCATCTGCAGAAAAGAAGCGGATGGGAGATAAAAAGCGCGCTGCCAGTGCCTCTTCCAAATCGACCAAGGTGCGCGCAGCATCGGCCAGTAAGCCTGTACGTAAAGTTTCTGAGACCGCTAAGCAAAAGCGCTGA
- a CDS encoding 23S rRNA (adenine(2030)-N(6))-methyltransferase RlmJ: MFSYRHAFHAGNHADVLKHTILIATVQYLTQKEAALTVLDTHAGAGLYRLDGDYANKSGEAGDGILRMLAAKESDLAPILQNYMQMVRSFNQGNTVRNYPGSPFITQALLRAHDRLKAFELHPTDMHSLLGNIAQLEVPRQVNVLMEDGFEGVKKFLPPPSRRGLLLCDPSYEIKTDYGRVLDMVEDGLKRFPTGTYAVWYPIIPRPDAHDLPKRIKTMATKAGKSWLHATLTVKSNKTSERGGLPASGMFIVNPPFNLKENLKPAMPQLVKLLGQDENAAFTLESGGK; encoded by the coding sequence ATGTTCAGTTATCGCCACGCCTTTCATGCCGGCAATCACGCTGATGTGCTCAAGCACACCATTCTGATTGCCACTGTGCAATACCTCACGCAAAAAGAGGCTGCGCTGACGGTGCTCGACACCCACGCAGGCGCAGGCCTGTACCGCCTCGACGGCGACTACGCCAACAAGAGCGGCGAAGCCGGAGACGGCATCCTGCGTATGCTCGCCGCTAAAGAGTCCGATCTGGCACCCATTTTGCAAAACTACATGCAAATGGTGCGCAGCTTCAATCAAGGCAATACTGTTCGCAATTACCCCGGCTCGCCCTTCATCACTCAAGCTCTGCTGCGCGCTCATGACCGCCTGAAGGCTTTTGAGTTGCACCCCACGGACATGCACTCGCTGCTGGGCAATATCGCTCAGCTGGAAGTGCCTCGTCAGGTCAATGTTCTGATGGAAGATGGCTTTGAGGGCGTGAAGAAATTCCTGCCTCCACCATCACGCCGCGGTTTGCTGCTGTGCGATCCTAGCTATGAGATCAAGACCGATTACGGCCGCGTGCTGGATATGGTCGAAGACGGCCTCAAGCGCTTTCCCACCGGCACTTATGCCGTTTGGTATCCCATCATTCCCCGCCCTGATGCGCATGACTTGCCCAAGCGCATCAAGACCATGGCCACTAAGGCTGGCAAGAGCTGGCTGCACGCCACGCTCACCGTGAAGAGCAACAAGACATCCGAGCGCGGCGGTCTGCCTGCCAGCGGCATGTTCATCGTTAACCCGCCCTTCAACCTGAAAGAGAATCTCAAACCCGCCATGCCTCAGCTCGTCAAACTGCTGGGCCAAGACGAAAATGCGGCATTCACACTCGAATCCGGCGGAAAGTAA
- the rplM gene encoding 50S ribosomal protein L13, whose translation MSTFSAKPAEVVHEWFVIDATDKVLGRVASEVALRLRGKHKAIYTPHVDTGDYIVIINASKIKVTGTKNLDKVYYRHSGYPGGITATNFRDLQAKFPGRAIEKAVKGMLPKGPLGYAMIKKLKVYGGAEHPHTAQQPKVLEV comes from the coding sequence ATGTCTACATTCAGCGCAAAGCCCGCTGAGGTCGTGCACGAGTGGTTTGTGATTGACGCCACCGATAAGGTGCTCGGACGTGTCGCCAGCGAAGTGGCACTCCGTCTGCGCGGCAAGCACAAAGCCATTTACACACCTCACGTTGATACCGGTGACTACATCGTCATCATCAATGCATCCAAGATCAAGGTCACTGGCACCAAGAACTTGGACAAGGTGTACTACCGTCACTCCGGTTATCCAGGCGGCATCACTGCCACCAACTTCCGCGACCTGCAAGCCAAGTTTCCTGGCCGTGCAATCGAGAAGGCCGTTAAGGGCATGCTGCCTAAGGGTCCTCTGGGTTACGCCATGATCAAGAAGCTGAAGGTTTACGGTGGTGCTGAGCATCCTCACACCGCTCAACAGCCTAAAGTGCTGGAAGTCTAA
- the rpsI gene encoding 30S ribosomal protein S9: protein MIGDWNNGTGRRKSSVARVFLKKGSGKITVNGKDIQEYFGRGTSIMIAKQPLALTENLESFDIQVNVHGGGESGQAGAVRHGVTRALIDYDAALKPVLSQAGFVTRDAREVERKKVGLRGARRAKQFSKR, encoded by the coding sequence ATGATTGGTGATTGGAATAACGGCACTGGCCGTCGTAAATCTAGCGTCGCTCGCGTGTTCCTGAAGAAGGGCTCCGGCAAGATTACTGTGAATGGCAAAGACATTCAAGAGTACTTCGGCCGCGGCACCTCCATCATGATCGCAAAGCAACCCCTGGCTCTCACAGAGAACCTGGAGTCTTTCGACATTCAAGTGAACGTCCATGGTGGCGGCGAATCCGGTCAAGCCGGTGCAGTTCGTCACGGCGTGACTCGCGCTTTGATCGACTATGACGCAGCTTTGAAGCCTGTCCTGAGCCAAGCCGGCTTCGTGACTCGTGACGCTCGTGAAGTCGAACGTAAGAAGGTTGGTCTGCGTGGTGCTCGTCGCGCCAAGCAGTTCTCGAAGCGTTAA